One genomic region from Pseudochaenichthys georgianus chromosome 15, fPseGeo1.2, whole genome shotgun sequence encodes:
- the slx4ip gene encoding protein SLX4IP isoform X1, with protein MAPLKFVIKCGNFAVLVDLHVLPLAGLEDTSWFTAHHIEEATALVRDAVDRRVKQYAESLHHRRQPKQKKELPPAPAFLVKGKSFHLVANFLKRHFNLRCIVKQLYGDMRVFPERYVVCVSCPEDASAHHGNPSLAATELSEQSQSEYFSRVGETLEPSNIPTKTKKTVLQKIAIQAGVQRELHASSAGGEQQVDQGDCPQNQREKIKAGDSESSPKETSCGQKTLPEADHMVPCPSALNEAEAQIGTTQERGLTRDQQTGNSPPDGIKPTGASEISHQTRKSKRSKPSDSGEDPHPQRAKRTCLERPPATTPHNECSTQTSRHDLPPLLPPLPPAEADAESKAFPVSGRTKTTVEVELLTPGKRAQRPPLTSNNTAQTNQNRLAASLRGLSVKPASSGSSISSRSTLAEEGNENVPRTSRLRRLKRS; from the exons TGTGGGAACTTTGCTGTGCTGGTGGATCTCCACGTTCTGCCCCTGGCCGGCCTTGAGGACACCAGCTGGTTTACTGCGCACCACATCGAG GAAGCCACAGCCCTGGTACGAGATGCTGTGGACCGCAGGGTGAAGCAGTACGCAGAGTCCCTCCACCACAGAAGACAGCCCAAACAGAAAAAGGAGCTGCCACCTGCTCCAGCCTTTTTGGTAAAAG gaaAAAGTTTCCACCTGGTTGCAAATTTTCTGAAACGGCACTTCAACCTCAGATGTATCGTGAAGCAGCTCTATGGGG ATATGCGTGTGTTTCCTGAACGCtatgtagtgtgtgtgagctgccCGGAGGATGCCTCAGCGCACCATGGAAACCCGAGCCTGGCCGCG ACTGAGCTGAGCGAACAAAGCCAGTCAGAGTATTTTTCCAGAGTGGGAGAAACCCTAGAGCCTTCAAACATCCCCACGAAAACAAAGAAGACTGTGCTTCAAAAGAT AGCCATACAAGCTGGTGTCCAGCGAGAGCTCCATGCTTCCAGTGCGGGGGGGGAACAGCAGGTTGACCAGGGAGACTGTCCCCAAAACCAAAGAGAGAAGATTAAAGCTGGAGACTCAGAATCAAGCCCAAAAGAGACCAGCTGTGGTCAGAAGACCCTCCCAGAGGCAGACCACATGGTGCCTTGCCCCAGTGCCTTAAATGAAGCTGAGGCTCAGATTGGGACAACTCAAGAGCGGGGCCTGACCCGGGATCAGCAGACCGGGAACAGTCCTCCAGACGGCATTAAACCAACCGGAGCCTCTGAAATCAGTCACCAGACGAGAAAGAGCAAGAGGAGCAAGCCAAGCGACTCAGGGGAAGACCCTCACCCACAGAGGGCCAAGAGAACGTGCCTTGAAAGACCTCCAGCCACAACTCCTCACAACGAGTGCTCCACACAAACATCCAGGCATGACCTTCCTCCTCTGCTGCCGCCCCTTCCTCCTGCCGAAGCCGACGCAGAGTCCAAGGCTTTCCCAGTCTCCGGGCGCACCAAAACCACAGTGGAAGTGGAGCTGCTTACTCCAGGGAAACGGGCCCAGAGGCCCCCCCTCACAAGCAATAACACGGCACAGACAAACCAAAACAGGCTGGCCGCAAGTCTGAGGGGCCTATCTGTCAAGCCTGCATCCTCGGGCTCCTCTATTAGTTCCAGATCCACACTCGCAGAGGAGGGGAATGAAAATGTGCCCAGAACCTCGAGATTACGGCGACTGAAGAGGTCCTGA
- the slx4ip gene encoding protein SLX4IP isoform X2, translating to MPFGKSFHLVANFLKRHFNLRCIVKQLYGDMRVFPERYVVCVSCPEDASAHHGNPSLAATELSEQSQSEYFSRVGETLEPSNIPTKTKKTVLQKIAIQAGVQRELHASSAGGEQQVDQGDCPQNQREKIKAGDSESSPKETSCGQKTLPEADHMVPCPSALNEAEAQIGTTQERGLTRDQQTGNSPPDGIKPTGASEISHQTRKSKRSKPSDSGEDPHPQRAKRTCLERPPATTPHNECSTQTSRHDLPPLLPPLPPAEADAESKAFPVSGRTKTTVEVELLTPGKRAQRPPLTSNNTAQTNQNRLAASLRGLSVKPASSGSSISSRSTLAEEGNENVPRTSRLRRLKRS from the exons ATGCCTTTTG gaaAAAGTTTCCACCTGGTTGCAAATTTTCTGAAACGGCACTTCAACCTCAGATGTATCGTGAAGCAGCTCTATGGGG ATATGCGTGTGTTTCCTGAACGCtatgtagtgtgtgtgagctgccCGGAGGATGCCTCAGCGCACCATGGAAACCCGAGCCTGGCCGCG ACTGAGCTGAGCGAACAAAGCCAGTCAGAGTATTTTTCCAGAGTGGGAGAAACCCTAGAGCCTTCAAACATCCCCACGAAAACAAAGAAGACTGTGCTTCAAAAGAT AGCCATACAAGCTGGTGTCCAGCGAGAGCTCCATGCTTCCAGTGCGGGGGGGGAACAGCAGGTTGACCAGGGAGACTGTCCCCAAAACCAAAGAGAGAAGATTAAAGCTGGAGACTCAGAATCAAGCCCAAAAGAGACCAGCTGTGGTCAGAAGACCCTCCCAGAGGCAGACCACATGGTGCCTTGCCCCAGTGCCTTAAATGAAGCTGAGGCTCAGATTGGGACAACTCAAGAGCGGGGCCTGACCCGGGATCAGCAGACCGGGAACAGTCCTCCAGACGGCATTAAACCAACCGGAGCCTCTGAAATCAGTCACCAGACGAGAAAGAGCAAGAGGAGCAAGCCAAGCGACTCAGGGGAAGACCCTCACCCACAGAGGGCCAAGAGAACGTGCCTTGAAAGACCTCCAGCCACAACTCCTCACAACGAGTGCTCCACACAAACATCCAGGCATGACCTTCCTCCTCTGCTGCCGCCCCTTCCTCCTGCCGAAGCCGACGCAGAGTCCAAGGCTTTCCCAGTCTCCGGGCGCACCAAAACCACAGTGGAAGTGGAGCTGCTTACTCCAGGGAAACGGGCCCAGAGGCCCCCCCTCACAAGCAATAACACGGCACAGACAAACCAAAACAGGCTGGCCGCAAGTCTGAGGGGCCTATCTGTCAAGCCTGCATCCTCGGGCTCCTCTATTAGTTCCAGATCCACACTCGCAGAGGAGGGGAATGAAAATGTGCCCAGAACCTCGAGATTACGGCGACTGAAGAGGTCCTGA